A single Plasmodium malariae genome assembly, chromosome: 6 DNA region contains:
- the PmUG01_06018500 gene encoding conserved Plasmodium protein, unknown function, with the protein MCRLKYFFFFFFFTHLFALLLTMAHASNEYNNPRPQENAFAFVQTKISELKITDPPYTVFNFATEAANTNDIIEDELKRKEKKAMRRFKHDLHEKKERVAEILEKILKSSVQFFEH; encoded by the exons ATGTGCaggttaaaatattttttttttttttttttttttactcattTATTCGCTCTTCTACTAACAATGGCACATGCATCTAATGAGTATAATAACCCCCGTCCTCAAGAAAATGCATTTGCGTTTGTTCAGACAAAG aTAAGTGAACTGAAGATTACCGATCCCCCATATACTGTTTTTAACTTCGCTACTGAAGCTGCAAATACGAACGATATTATAGAAG ATGAACTTAAAAGGAAAGAA AAAAAAGCTATGAGGAGATTTAAGCACGAttta cATGAAAAGAAGGAGAGAGTCGCTGAAATTTTAGAAAAGATTTTGAAGAGTTCTGTGCAGTTCTTTGAACATTAG